In Tenacibaculum sp. 190524A02b, the genomic stretch GACAAATATTCCTGCTCCTGTGGTAGAGGCATATACTGCAGTAACATTAAATACTGGTGGTGGATGGGAAAATTATAATACAGCTTTTAGTATAACTAGTTTTCAAGATCCTAGATATAGATTAAATGATAATGTTGTGTATTTAGAAGGAATGGTAAGAAAGAATGTTGCTATAAATAATGCAGATGTAATTATGACTTTGCCAGTAGGATTCAGACCGCAAAAAACTAGAGTTTTTTCTGTTCAAACTGAAAATGGATCAATTCGAGTAGATGTTAATCCATCGGGAACAGTTGTAGTTGCTTCAGGCTTTAATGTGAGTCAAAATTGGGTTTCATTAGACGGTATTACGTTTAGTATTGATTAGTCTATAGTTGTAAGCATTAACAACTTTGTTAAAAAGATGTAGTATTCCAAGATACATAAAGCTTTTTTACTAAATGTTTATTATAGGGTATTGAGAAGTTTTTTAAAGTGAAGCGTATGGTGTAGGGATGTTTTCGGAGTCGCTCTATGTTAAATATGATAGATGTTTTAAATGAGATATATACGAAATAAATATTGTACTGGGTAATCTATAAGTTACTTATACTAAATTTTAAATAAAAAAATGAAGATAAAACTAATTTATATAGCAGTTCTTTTGGGGTTTAATTGGTCATTAATTTCTCAAACAATAAGCAGCAGTGTAGTAGCTAGTGGTGGAAATACCATTACAAACGGAACTACGACTATGGATGTTACCATTGGAGAATTAGTAATTACTGATATTAATAATAGTGAAACTACCTTAAATCAAGGCTTTCAACAAACTACTGTTTATGATGTAAATACAGTTTCTTGGGATGGTAGCACCAATTCATTTTGGACAGAGATTACCAATTGGAGTACTAATTCAGTACCAGAAACACCCAATGATGTAGTAATACCCAATACACCAAATTCACCAATAATAAGTTCAGGGGTAACTGCTGAAATGAATGATTTGACAGTAGGAACTTCAGCTTCTTTTGATATTTCAGATAATGGAGCTGTACTAGTTAATGGAAATTTGGAAACTAATGAAACGATTAACATAGGGTCATCTACCAATACAAGCGGGACTTTAATAGTTAAAGGAAGAGCTAATGGAATGATTAGTTATGAACGAACTGGCTTATTAGCAAATAAATGGAGTATTATTACGGCACCAGTTTCAGGACAAAGTATTAAAGAGTTTATAGAGAATCCAGCCAACGGAATTCGAGTAAATCCAACGGTAACCCCTAATCGTTATGCGGTAGCATATTATGATGATGCAAAAGCTACAGGTTCTAAATGGACGTATTACACAGCAGATGATATTCAAACTAATACATTAACCTTTGAAAAAGGGAAAGGGTATATTATATCAAGAGCAACGGATGGCAGTGTATATTTTACAGGAACTATTGAAACTACTGATGTATCCGTTGCAGTACAAGCGGGACAGTGGAATTCTTTAGGGAACCCCTATACCGCTTACATGCCAGTAAATAACAATGCAGGGGTAAACTTTATCCAAGAAAACATAAATAAGTTCAATCCAGCTAATGTAGGTGTATATATTTGGGATGTAAATCAAAATAAATACATACCACAAACCTTAGTAGGGAATCCAATTTCTCTAGCAGTAGGGCAAGGCTTTTTTATAAGAACAACAGAGGGAGTTTCAACTGTTAATTTTAAAGAAGCACAGCGTTTATCAGACGCTAGCAATGCAGGTGTATTTTCAAGGAAAAAAGTAACGGCAGGTATTCAAATAACAGCAAGTCAAGATGGTATTTCTGTTAATACACACATAAAATATCTACCAAAAGCCACAAATGGCTTAGACTCTGGTTATGATCTAGGTAACTTTGAAGGTGCTGAATTTGATATTTATACTCAATTAGTTTCTGGTGATTCTGAGGAACAGTTTACAATACAATCATTACCTAATACAAAAGAAGCAATGGTAATTCCGTTAGGAATTACTTCTAAAGCTAAAAAAGAAGTAACCATTACTGTGAGTACAGAAAACTTAGGAGATGGAATGGAAGTGTTTTTAGAAGACAATGTATTGCAAACAAAAACTAAATTAACAAACAATACTAAACACTCAATAGTATTTAATGAAGATGTAAAGGGAACCGGACGTTTTTATTTACATGTTAAAGGAACAACACTAACAACTGATAATACTATAATTGCAAATAATACAGAAATGAAAGTATATACCGTTTCAAATAAAAATTTGATGGTAGAGGGAATACATGATGAAACATTTACACTAAGCATATACAATTCACTTGGAGGAAAAGTAGTTGATAAAAGTTTGGTAGGAAAAGGTAAGAATTCAATTTTATTAAATGAATTAAGTACTGGAGTTTATGTTGTAAAAGTAACTTCTAAACAAAGAAGTCATAGTAAAAAAGTAATTATTAAATAAATTACCTAAAACTAATCTTACTGAGTATTACATTCTTTGAAGTAATGCTAAAAAATAAATTATTTATAAGGTTGATTATCATTGTGTTTATGGGCTGTTGTGATTTTTTTATAAAAAAAAATAGGGTAATCAAATAGTTTCCTGTACTAACAGTATAAAGCCTAAATAAAAACTACAAATGAATACAATAAAAGGTAACAACGTAAATAAGAAAGAAATCTCAAGAAAAGAAGCGTTAAAAAAAATAGGAAACTATGGTAAATACACAGCATTAACAGCCTTAGGAACTTATTTATTATTAAACCCTAAAAAAGCGCAGGCACAAAGCCCTGAAGCACCAGGAGAAGGATTTTAGAGCATATTTATAACCTATGCTATATAGTAGCACAAGTTGAACAAAAAGGGGGGATACTTGTGCTCTTTTTACTAACGCTAATCCTTAAAAATAGAACGTGTATATAGAAAAGATAAGAGTATAAAATTTAGAAATTTAATTTTGTTAGTAAGGAAAAAATGATATAATATTTAAATTTAAAGAGTATGACGAAACTAAAGCTTCAAGGAAGAAAAAAATTCAGTGTAAGAAGAAAGAAGAAAAAGTTTTTATTACTACCAATTATACATAAAGGAGAGTTTTATTGGTTAAAAAAAGTAAAATTAGAAAAAGCCTTTAATGGATACAAAATGATGATTATTGGAATAGAAAACGCATAATAATTTAAAGTAATAAACTAAGAAAACTTATTGAAGGGATTTTTTAGTAAACAAAAAGAGAGTTCTATGGTGGTAGGCTCTCTTTTTACTTTTCTATAGCCATGTATATTTTCATGGCTTTTAATATGAAGGTGAAATTTATTTTTCGAGTTAAAATACGTGGTCACCTTTAGCTTTAAACCTAAAAACATCTAAGGCATTATCGTATTTTTCTGAAAATAAAAAATCAGATACTGTATTTTT encodes the following:
- a CDS encoding T9SS type A sorting domain-containing protein is translated as MKIKLIYIAVLLGFNWSLISQTISSSVVASGGNTITNGTTTMDVTIGELVITDINNSETTLNQGFQQTTVYDVNTVSWDGSTNSFWTEITNWSTNSVPETPNDVVIPNTPNSPIISSGVTAEMNDLTVGTSASFDISDNGAVLVNGNLETNETINIGSSTNTSGTLIVKGRANGMISYERTGLLANKWSIITAPVSGQSIKEFIENPANGIRVNPTVTPNRYAVAYYDDAKATGSKWTYYTADDIQTNTLTFEKGKGYIISRATDGSVYFTGTIETTDVSVAVQAGQWNSLGNPYTAYMPVNNNAGVNFIQENINKFNPANVGVYIWDVNQNKYIPQTLVGNPISLAVGQGFFIRTTEGVSTVNFKEAQRLSDASNAGVFSRKKVTAGIQITASQDGISVNTHIKYLPKATNGLDSGYDLGNFEGAEFDIYTQLVSGDSEEQFTIQSLPNTKEAMVIPLGITSKAKKEVTITVSTENLGDGMEVFLEDNVLQTKTKLTNNTKHSIVFNEDVKGTGRFYLHVKGTTLTTDNTIIANNTEMKVYTVSNKNLMVEGIHDETFTLSIYNSLGGKVVDKSLVGKGKNSILLNELSTGVYVVKVTSKQRSHSKKVIIK